A genomic window from Struthio camelus isolate bStrCam1 chromosome 2, bStrCam1.hap1, whole genome shotgun sequence includes:
- the PSMG2 gene encoding proteasome assembly chaperone 2 isoform X1 has protein sequence MFVPCDHGSGGPSASSDFDGFTLLVPAVSVGNVGQLAIDLVISTLDMTKVGYFYTDCLVPMVGNNPYATAEENSTELSINAEVYSLPSRKLVVLQIRSPFIKNKYRPFCQALLSWVQTSKCARVILLSSSHAYQRDDEQLLGTPLRYLLTPALEKSVEGLMQGLKWKEMEKVAAYPGISDTEKVLHIPGGGITKLLFTECCSEGIQMAVLLKFCSEGDNIPDAFALVNYLNEWLQLIKNESSNSTAISSQWKIPSSWRLLFGSGLPPALF, from the exons ATGTTTGTTCCGTGTGACCATGGCAGCGGCGGCCCCTCCGCCAGCTCGGACTTTGACGGCTTCACTCTGCTCGTG CCAGCAGTGTCAGTGGGAAATGTTGGTCAACTGGCAATAGACCTCGTGATTTCCACACTGGACATGACTAAAGTTGGCTACTTCTACACTGATTGCCTTGTGCCAATGGTTGGGAATAATCCATATgcaactgcagaagaaaactcAACGGAGCTGAGTATAAATGCTGAAG tGTATTCATTACCTTCAAGGAAACTTGTAGTTCTGCAGATCAGATCACCTTTTATAAAG AACAAGTACAGGCCATTCTGTCAAGCACTGCTTTCTTGGGTGCAAACCAGCAAATGTGCTAGAGTTATTCTTCTGTCTAGCAGCCATGCATACCAGCGCGATGATGAGCAACTTCTTGG AACTCCTCTACGCTACCTACTCACACCTGCTCTTGAGAAATCGGTGGAAGGCCTTATGCAAGggttaaaatggaaagaaatggaaaaagtagCAGCTTACCCTGGAATAAGTGATACAGAGAAAGTTCTACATATACCAGGAGGTGGCATCACAAAACTATTGTTTACTGAGTG ttgttCAGAAGGAATCCAAATGGCAGTTCTTCTGAAATTCTGCTCTGAAGGCGACAATATCCCTGATGCATTTGCCCTTGTTAACTATCTTAATGAATGGCTCCAgctaattaaaaatgaa AGCAGCAATTCTACAGCTATTTCTTCACAGTGGAAAATACCCAGTTCTTGGCGCTTACTTTTTGGCAGTGGTCTTCCACCTGCACTCTTCTGA
- the PSMG2 gene encoding proteasome assembly chaperone 2 isoform X2 has product MTKVGYFYTDCLVPMVGNNPYATAEENSTELSINAEVYSLPSRKLVVLQIRSPFIKNKYRPFCQALLSWVQTSKCARVILLSSSHAYQRDDEQLLGTPLRYLLTPALEKSVEGLMQGLKWKEMEKVAAYPGISDTEKVLHIPGGGITKLLFTECCSEGIQMAVLLKFCSEGDNIPDAFALVNYLNEWLQLIKNESSNSTAISSQWKIPSSWRLLFGSGLPPALF; this is encoded by the exons ATGACTAAAGTTGGCTACTTCTACACTGATTGCCTTGTGCCAATGGTTGGGAATAATCCATATgcaactgcagaagaaaactcAACGGAGCTGAGTATAAATGCTGAAG tGTATTCATTACCTTCAAGGAAACTTGTAGTTCTGCAGATCAGATCACCTTTTATAAAG AACAAGTACAGGCCATTCTGTCAAGCACTGCTTTCTTGGGTGCAAACCAGCAAATGTGCTAGAGTTATTCTTCTGTCTAGCAGCCATGCATACCAGCGCGATGATGAGCAACTTCTTGG AACTCCTCTACGCTACCTACTCACACCTGCTCTTGAGAAATCGGTGGAAGGCCTTATGCAAGggttaaaatggaaagaaatggaaaaagtagCAGCTTACCCTGGAATAAGTGATACAGAGAAAGTTCTACATATACCAGGAGGTGGCATCACAAAACTATTGTTTACTGAGTG ttgttCAGAAGGAATCCAAATGGCAGTTCTTCTGAAATTCTGCTCTGAAGGCGACAATATCCCTGATGCATTTGCCCTTGTTAACTATCTTAATGAATGGCTCCAgctaattaaaaatgaa AGCAGCAATTCTACAGCTATTTCTTCACAGTGGAAAATACCCAGTTCTTGGCGCTTACTTTTTGGCAGTGGTCTTCCACCTGCACTCTTCTGA